The Erwinia sorbitola nucleotide sequence TCACCGTCTAAAATTGAAGATGGCAAACGCCTGGGTGCTGATGAAGTCGTGATCTCGAAAGATGCCGATCAGATGGCGCAGCATGCCAATAGTTTCGACTTTATCCTCAACACCGTTGCTGCGCAGCATGACCTTAATCCGTTTATCACGCTGCTACGCCGCGACGGCACCATGACGCTGGTCGGTGCACCAGAACATGACCATCCATCACCGCAGGTGTTTAACCTGATCTTTAAACGCCGCAGCATTGCTGGCTCGCTGATTGGCGGCATTAAAGAGACACAGGAGATGCTGGATTTCTGCGGTAAGCACAACATCACCTCGGATATTGAGATGATTAATATCAATCAGATCAACGAAGCCTACGAGCGCATGCTGAAAAGCGATGTGAAGTATCGCTTTGTTATCGATATCGATACGCTGCGCGCATAATTGTGACGTCTCACGTATACCCTAAACACGTATACCTTAGACACGTTTACCTTAGACACGTATACCCTAAATAATTCGAGTTGCAGGCAGGCGGCAACGCAGCAAATCCCCGGGAGCTTACATCAGTAAGTGACCGGGGTGCGCGAGGAGAGCCAACGATCCTGCGGCCTGAAGTATGACGCCATCTATACCCCAAACATCTATACCCTAAACACGTATACCCTAAATAATTCGGGTTGCAGGCAGGCGGCAACGCAGCAAATCCCCGGGAGCTTACATCAGTAAGTGACCGGGGTGCGCGAGGAGAGCCAACGATCCTGCGGCTTGAAGTATGACGGGTATACTTATTTCTGCACCTGCTGCACCGACGCATCCACCAGATAATATATCTGCGAGTCCTTTAGCGACCCGTCCAGCAGCACAGTGTTCCAGTGCGAGGGGTTGAGATGTTTGCTGGGTTGCACGTCGCTGTGCTGATCGCGAATCAGTTCCGCCAGCGCCGGGCTGCTTTTCAGCGCCACTGCCGGACGTCCGTCCACATCGAATAACATGGCAAACAGCACGCCGTTGGCTTTGATCTGCGTGGCCTGCCACTCTTCATGCTCGCTCTGCTCTGCTCCGCTCTTCGCCATGCAGTATGTCAGTAGATCGGATACCTTCATGCTTAATCATCCCCCTGTAGCGTCGCCACAATACGTCGGGCACCGCCGCGAATGCGGTGTTCACCCAGATAGATCCCCTGCCAGGTACCGAGCATCAGACGTCCACGGCTGATCGGTAGCAGCAGTGAGGTGCCAAGCAGTGAAGATTTAATATGGGCAGGCATATCATCTGCCCCTTCGTAGTCATGCTGATACGGCGCGCTTTCAGGTACCGCTCGCAAAAAGTGCTGCTCCATATCGGCTCTTACCGTCGGGTCGCAGTTTTCATTCAGCGTCAGGGATGCCGACGTATGCTGCAACAGCAGATGCAGCAGCCCGGTCTGCACATCACTTAATCGACGTAGTTCACCGAGGATCTCATCTGTCACCAGATGAAAACCACGTGGTTTTTCGTTCAGAGTGAGGGTTTGCTGATACCACATAGTACGACTCCTTAACTAAACAGATCCGTTAAGTGTGCAGCAAGTAGCGAAAAGGTAAACCTGAAAAGTGAAAAAGCAGGAATAGCTGGCCGGGAGAGAACCCGGCCAGAGAGGAATTACATCACTGCCGCCATCGCTTCAGCAACCTGACGCACGTTATTGTGGTTCAGGCCAGCCATGCAGATACGGCCGCTGGCAATCAGGTAGATGCCAAACTCATTGCGCAGACGATCTACCTGGGCAGCACTCAGCCCGGTGTAGCTGAACATGCCGCGCTGCTTCAGCAGGTAATCAAAGTTTTTACCCGGTACCGCCAGCGTCAACCCTTCTACCAGCGCCTGACGCATTTCAAGAATACGCACGCGCATCTCTTCCACTTGTGCCAGCCAGTCGGCTTTCAGCTCAGGATTATTCAGCACACAGGAAACTACCTGCGCACCAAAGTTTGGCGGGCTGGAGTAGTTACGACGCACGGTAGCTTTTAGCTGGCCGAGTACGCGCCCGGCTTCATCCGCATCGTTACTGACCACTGACAGACCACCGACGCGTTCGCCGTACAGGGAGAAGATTTTAGAGAATGAGTTGCTGACCAGCGCTGGCAGACCTGCGGTTGCGATAGCGCGGATGGCGTAGGCATCGTCTTCCATACCGGCACCAAAGCCCTGATAGGCGATGTCGAGGAATGGGATCAGCTCGCGCGCTTTCAGCACCGCGGTCACTTCATCCCACTGTGCGTTAGTCAGGTCAGCACCCGTCGGGTTGTGGCAGCACGGATGCAGCAGCACGATGCTCTGAGCAGGCAGTGTGTTCAGTTTCTCCAGCAGCGCGGCAAACTTCACGCCGTTGGTCTCAGCGTCATACCACGGATATGTATTTACCGTGAAACCCGCACCCGCGAAGATGGCAATATGGTTTTCCCAGGTCGGATCGCTGACCCATACCTGTGAATTCGGGAAGTAGTATTTCAGGAAGTCAGCACCCACTTTCAGTGCGCCAGAGCCGCCCAGCGTCTGAATGGTTGCGATACGCCCTGCTTTCAGCACCGGATGTTCCGCGCCGAACAGCAGTGGCGCAACCGCGCTACGGTACGGCGGCAGGCCTTCCATTGGCAGATAGAGTGATGCGCTCTTTGGCTGTGCATTCAGCAGCTCTTCCGCAGCGGCAACCGCTCTCATTTGCGGGATCACACCCTGTGCGTCGTAATACAGGCCGATGCTCAGGTTCACCTTGTGTGCGCGGTTATCCTGCTTGAAAGTTTCCATCAGGGAGAGGATCGGATCGCCAGCGTAGGCATCAACGTTTTGAAACACAGTGCAAGTCTCCATTAATTAGTCAGTGTTATCCTGCGACGTCTCAGCGGGCGTCGCGGCTGATACAGGCAAAGCTAGACGAAATAGCGGCCAGGTCGATGGTTCATGGCAATGATCAGATTAAGTACCACCGCACCGGCAATTGAGGCCGCAAGCATCTCGCGCGAGACGACAAACAGCGAAGCCAGCACTACGCAGGTGTCCACCACCATTTGCAGTTTTCCGGCGCGAATGCCGTAACGATCCTGTAACCATAATGCCAGAATATTGATCCCGCCGAGACTGGCCTTATGGCGAAATAACACTATAAACCCAATCCCCATCACCACGTTACCGAACAGTGTCGCATAAAAGGGATCCAGCGCGGAAAAATGGATGAATAGCGGGTGTAAATGGCTGAACAGCGAGACCAGCGCCACGGCTGAGAACGTTTTCACGGTGAAAGCCCAGCCCATCCGTTTTACGGCCAGCCAGTAAAAGGGAATATTTATCAGGAAGAAGGCGAGGCCAAAAGAGGCTTTCGTCAGATAGCTAATCAGGAAAGCAATACCGGCAGTGCTCCCGGTGAGCGCCCCGGCCTGTTTCAGCAGCGTGACGCCGAATGAGACCATCAGCGTGCCCAACACAATAGCCAGCACGTCTTCCAGCAGCGTATGGGGGATTCTTGCAGGTTGTTGTACTACGTTGTCCATCGGATTGATTCCCGGGTAATTGTTGCTCTGTTTATTGCTCGCTTTATAGCGAAAACAAAGCAAAAATCGCACCAATCCGCTGACACTGTAAACCAGCAGATGGGGGCAGCCAATTAACCCATTGAATACGAGGCGCTTTATTTTTTATCTTTGTGCATGAAATGGTCTTATTTCCATCATTTCACGCACCAGATTTCGATTCTATGCACAATGCTTTCACTGCGGGTGCTTTTAATGCACAAAAACGGTGCGCGATCTGCACTGTTTTAGCGCAACAGCGTTTCGCTTACCGACATCAGGCCATTCTCTTTCAGGCGGTTGAGCACCACGGAGGTTTTAACATGGGATACGCTTTGATGCCCTGCCACCAGCTGGCTGATTAGCGCACTTAAGCCTGGCAGGTCAGCCACGGCCACTTTCAGCAGGTAGTCGGCGTCGCCCGTGGTTTTGTATGCATCCACAATCGCCGCCTGCTCTGACACCATACGATGAAAACTCTCAACGTATTCTGCCGTGTGGTTGATCAGGCGCACTTCAATCAGGCCGATCATTCCCAGCCCGACAGCATCTGGCGACAAACGCGCATGGTAGCCAAGGATCAATCCTGCCTGCTCCAGATTAATCCGGCGGCGTGAGCATTGTGAGGCGGAAAGCCCGACAATATCGCTTAACTCCTGATTGGTCAGGCGACCGTTGGCTTCCAGTAAAGTCAGTATCTTAAGGTCAAAATCATCAATCTGGGTCATCGTTCATCCGTGCCGGTGTCTGAGTGCTGCTGACAGACAGATAAACGCATTAAATGCGGTTTTGTCCAACATTATTTTGTGATGACAGGATGAGTGCGGGTCAGGCGTGCCTGACCCCTACGGGAGAGCGAAACGTTGAAATGGACGGGTATGCCTGACCTGAGAAAACTATTCGTCGTCGTACTGTGGGCCGGCATAGTTGTCGAAGCGAGACCACTGACCGTTAAAGGTCAGCCGTACGCTGCCGATTGGGCCGTTACGCTGTTTACCGAGGATAATTTCAGCCACCCCTTTCAGGTCGCTGTTCTCGTGATAAACCTCATCACGGTAGATAAACATGATTAAGTCGGCATCCTGCTCAATGGAGCCGGACTCTCGCAGGTCTGAGTTGACCGGGCGTTTATCAGCACGCTGCTCCAGGGAGCGGTTAAGCTGCGACAGCGCCACCACCGGCACCTGTAGCTCTTTTGCCAGCGCCTTTAGCGAGCGTGAGATCTCAGCAATTTCCAGCGTTCGGTTGTCAGAAAGCGCCGGAACGCG carries:
- a CDS encoding amino acid aminotransferase, whose protein sequence is MFQNVDAYAGDPILSLMETFKQDNRAHKVNLSIGLYYDAQGVIPQMRAVAAAEELLNAQPKSASLYLPMEGLPPYRSAVAPLLFGAEHPVLKAGRIATIQTLGGSGALKVGADFLKYYFPNSQVWVSDPTWENHIAIFAGAGFTVNTYPWYDAETNGVKFAALLEKLNTLPAQSIVLLHPCCHNPTGADLTNAQWDEVTAVLKARELIPFLDIAYQGFGAGMEDDAYAIRAIATAGLPALVSNSFSKIFSLYGERVGGLSVVSNDADEAGRVLGQLKATVRRNYSSPPNFGAQVVSCVLNNPELKADWLAQVEEMRVRILEMRQALVEGLTLAVPGKNFDYLLKQRGMFSYTGLSAAQVDRLRNEFGIYLIASGRICMAGLNHNNVRQVAEAMAAVM
- a CDS encoding YitT family protein, whose protein sequence is MDNVVQQPARIPHTLLEDVLAIVLGTLMVSFGVTLLKQAGALTGSTAGIAFLISYLTKASFGLAFFLINIPFYWLAVKRMGWAFTVKTFSAVALVSLFSHLHPLFIHFSALDPFYATLFGNVVMGIGFIVLFRHKASLGGINILALWLQDRYGIRAGKLQMVVDTCVVLASLFVVSREMLAASIAGAVVLNLIIAMNHRPGRYFV
- a CDS encoding Lrp/AsnC family transcriptional regulator, which translates into the protein MTQIDDFDLKILTLLEANGRLTNQELSDIVGLSASQCSRRRINLEQAGLILGYHARLSPDAVGLGMIGLIEVRLINHTAEYVESFHRMVSEQAAIVDAYKTTGDADYLLKVAVADLPGLSALISQLVAGHQSVSHVKTSVVLNRLKENGLMSVSETLLR
- a CDS encoding secondary thiamine-phosphate synthase enzyme YjbQ; its protein translation is MWYQQTLTLNEKPRGFHLVTDEILGELRRLSDVQTGLLHLLLQHTSASLTLNENCDPTVRADMEQHFLRAVPESAPYQHDYEGADDMPAHIKSSLLGTSLLLPISRGRLMLGTWQGIYLGEHRIRGGARRIVATLQGDD
- a CDS encoding MmcQ/YjbR family DNA-binding protein, producing MKVSDLLTYCMAKSGAEQSEHEEWQATQIKANGVLFAMLFDVDGRPAVALKSSPALAELIRDQHSDVQPSKHLNPSHWNTVLLDGSLKDSQIYYLVDASVQQVQK